One Acropora palmata chromosome 2, jaAcrPala1.3, whole genome shotgun sequence genomic window carries:
- the LOC141874785 gene encoding uncharacterized protein LOC141874785 yields MKEAKNCFDMSAGKSLLDENDDENKLLSEIEEENTTSADKGDPWNAIHDMQKSITAMAESIHEIYKQNAESKAPSTPQQSVPSQKRKTTADVSQAASKKKKADCNSTGNANADNGNESDPDLIEIFGTESKESDDDEELLKEIEQEYDCTDKTGPDVNKNLANIINKRYTGKLTENKFKEKLELYAQPGNCEKLKAPEVNHEIWGKLKTPQKTRDLRMANVQKTVIKATVAVAEVTNELLQEKSSAAIIRKLTDSIALMGHATYELSLRRRDLMRPSINKELRSLYNQQIPVTDQLFGNDVQNSLKTIKECNKIANNCTQAQGSEHKRYNNGYKPFLGHRKDHGYKYNKKKPWYNKGKKENPQ; encoded by the coding sequence ATGAAAGAGGCGAAGAACTGTTTTGACATGTCGGCAGGAAAATCCCTCTTGGACGAGAACgacgatgaaaacaaacttctctCAGAAATAGAAGAGGAAAATACAACTTCAGCCGATAAAGGAGACCCATGGAATGCAATACATGACATGCAGAAGTCGATTACCGCTATGGCGGAGTCGATCCACGAGATTTATAAACAAAACGCCGAGTCAAAGGCACCGAGCACCCCTCAACAATCAGTGCCTTCCCAAAAGCGGAAAACTACGGCGGACGTCAGTCAAGCAGCatcaaaaaagaagaaagctgATTGCAATTCCACCGGAAATGCAAACGCAGATAATGGAAATGAAAGTGACCCGGATCTCATCGAGATCTTTGGCACAGAAAGCAAAGAGTCAGATGACGACGAAGAGCTGCTCAAAGAAATCGAGCAGGAATACGACTGTACCGATAAAACGGGCCCTGATGTAAACAAAAACCTGGCAAATATTATCAATAAGAGGTATACTGGAAAACTCACCGAGAACAAGTTCAAAGAAAAGCTTGAGCTTTACGCCCAACCGGGCAAttgtgaaaaattgaaagcCCCTGAGGTCAACCATGAAATATGGGGAAAACTGAAAACCCCACAAAAAACACGTGACCTCCGCATGGCCAACGTACAAAAAACAGTCATCAAAGCCACAGTCGCAGTGGCCGAAGTAACCAACGAGCTCCTTCAGGAAAAATCTAGTGCTGCTATAATACGGAAACTGACAGACAGCATCGCTCTCATGGGTCATGCAACCTATGAGTTGTCCCTGCGTAGAAGGGATCTTATGAGACCCTCTATAAATAAAGAACTACGTTCTTTGTATAATCAACAGATACCGGTCACCGACCAATTGTTTGGTAATGATGTACAAAATAGCCTGAAAACCATAAAGGAGTGTAATAAAATTGCTAATAATTGCACCCAGGCACAAGGCAGTGAACACAAGAGATACAACAATGGCTACAAGCCTTTTTTAGGCCACAGGAAAGACCATGGCtacaaatacaacaaaaagaaGCCATGGTACAACAAAGGGAAGAAGGAGAATCCACAATAA